Proteins encoded together in one Phyllostomus discolor isolate MPI-MPIP mPhyDis1 chromosome 6, mPhyDis1.pri.v3, whole genome shotgun sequence window:
- the CHST10 gene encoding carbohydrate sulfotransferase 10 isoform X1, whose product MHHQWLLLAACFWVIFMFMVASKFITLTFKDPDAYSVKQEFLLLTAMPDTGKLQGEKQFPEELKPTGKMLSDRQLVQPLVYMERLELIRNVCRDEALKNLSHTAVSKFVLDRIFVCDKHKILFCQTPKVGNTQWKKVLIVLNGAFPSIEEIPENVVHDHEKNGLPRLSSFSNAEIQKRLKTYFKFFIVRDPFERLISAFKDKFVHNPRFEPWYRHEIAPGIIRKYRRNRTETRGIQFEDFVRYLGDPNHRWLDLQFGDHIIHWVTYVELCAPCEITYSVIGHHETLEDDAPYILREAGIDHLVSYPTIPPGITVYNRTKVERYFLGISKRDIRRLYARFQGDFKLFGYQKPDFLLN is encoded by the exons CCTACAGCGTCAAGCAGGAGTTCCTGTTGCTGACAGCCATGCCGGATACAGGGAAGCTACAGGGAGAGAAGCAGTTTCCCGAGGAACTGAAG CCTACTGGGAAAATGCTTTCAGACAGGCAGCTTGTTCAGCCCCTGGTCTATATGGAGCGCCTGGAGCTCATCCGAAATGTCTGCAGGGATGAGGCCCTGAAGAACCTCTCACACACTGCAGTGTCCAAGTTCGTCCTGGACCGAATATTTGTCTGTGACAAGCACAAGATCCTTTTCTGCCAGACTCCCAAAGTAGGCAACACCCAGTGGAAGAAAGTGCTGATCGTGTTAAATG GAGCCTTTCCTTCCATTGAAGAGATCCCTGAAAACGTGGTTCACGACCATGAAAAGAACGGCCTCCCTCGTCTTTCCTCCTTCAGCAACGCAGAAATTCAGAAGCG cttgaAAACCTACTTCAAGTTTTTTATTGTAAGAGATCCCTTCGAAAGACTGATTTCTGCTTTTAAGGATAAATTTGTTCACAATCCCCGCTTTGAGCCTTGGTACAGGCATGAGATTGCCCCTGGCATCATCAGGAAATACAGGAGGAACCGGACAGAGACCCGGGGCATCCAGTTTGAAGATTTTGTGCGCTACCTGGGCGATCCAAACCACAGATGGCTGGACCTTCAGTTTGGGGACCACATTATTCACTGGGTGACGTATGTAGAACTGTGTGCGCCCTGCGAGATAACATACAGTGTGATTGGCCACCATGAGACCCTGGAGGACGACGCCCCTTACATCTTAAGGGAGGCCGGCATAGACCACCTGGTGTCATACCCCACCATCCCTCCGGGCATCACCGTGTATAATAGAACCAAGGTGGAGCGCTATTTTCTGGGCATCAGCAAACGGGACATCCGCCGCCTGTATGCCCGTTTCCAAGGGGACTTTAAGCTCTTTGGGTATCAAAAGCCAGATTTTTTGCTAAACTAA
- the CHST10 gene encoding carbohydrate sulfotransferase 10 isoform X2 yields MVAYSVKQEFLLLTAMPDTGKLQGEKQFPEELKPTGKMLSDRQLVQPLVYMERLELIRNVCRDEALKNLSHTAVSKFVLDRIFVCDKHKILFCQTPKVGNTQWKKVLIVLNGAFPSIEEIPENVVHDHEKNGLPRLSSFSNAEIQKRLKTYFKFFIVRDPFERLISAFKDKFVHNPRFEPWYRHEIAPGIIRKYRRNRTETRGIQFEDFVRYLGDPNHRWLDLQFGDHIIHWVTYVELCAPCEITYSVIGHHETLEDDAPYILREAGIDHLVSYPTIPPGITVYNRTKVERYFLGISKRDIRRLYARFQGDFKLFGYQKPDFLLN; encoded by the exons CCTACAGCGTCAAGCAGGAGTTCCTGTTGCTGACAGCCATGCCGGATACAGGGAAGCTACAGGGAGAGAAGCAGTTTCCCGAGGAACTGAAG CCTACTGGGAAAATGCTTTCAGACAGGCAGCTTGTTCAGCCCCTGGTCTATATGGAGCGCCTGGAGCTCATCCGAAATGTCTGCAGGGATGAGGCCCTGAAGAACCTCTCACACACTGCAGTGTCCAAGTTCGTCCTGGACCGAATATTTGTCTGTGACAAGCACAAGATCCTTTTCTGCCAGACTCCCAAAGTAGGCAACACCCAGTGGAAGAAAGTGCTGATCGTGTTAAATG GAGCCTTTCCTTCCATTGAAGAGATCCCTGAAAACGTGGTTCACGACCATGAAAAGAACGGCCTCCCTCGTCTTTCCTCCTTCAGCAACGCAGAAATTCAGAAGCG cttgaAAACCTACTTCAAGTTTTTTATTGTAAGAGATCCCTTCGAAAGACTGATTTCTGCTTTTAAGGATAAATTTGTTCACAATCCCCGCTTTGAGCCTTGGTACAGGCATGAGATTGCCCCTGGCATCATCAGGAAATACAGGAGGAACCGGACAGAGACCCGGGGCATCCAGTTTGAAGATTTTGTGCGCTACCTGGGCGATCCAAACCACAGATGGCTGGACCTTCAGTTTGGGGACCACATTATTCACTGGGTGACGTATGTAGAACTGTGTGCGCCCTGCGAGATAACATACAGTGTGATTGGCCACCATGAGACCCTGGAGGACGACGCCCCTTACATCTTAAGGGAGGCCGGCATAGACCACCTGGTGTCATACCCCACCATCCCTCCGGGCATCACCGTGTATAATAGAACCAAGGTGGAGCGCTATTTTCTGGGCATCAGCAAACGGGACATCCGCCGCCTGTATGCCCGTTTCCAAGGGGACTTTAAGCTCTTTGGGTATCAAAAGCCAGATTTTTTGCTAAACTAA
- the CHST10 gene encoding carbohydrate sulfotransferase 10 isoform X3 — MKPTGKMLSDRQLVQPLVYMERLELIRNVCRDEALKNLSHTAVSKFVLDRIFVCDKHKILFCQTPKVGNTQWKKVLIVLNGAFPSIEEIPENVVHDHEKNGLPRLSSFSNAEIQKRLKTYFKFFIVRDPFERLISAFKDKFVHNPRFEPWYRHEIAPGIIRKYRRNRTETRGIQFEDFVRYLGDPNHRWLDLQFGDHIIHWVTYVELCAPCEITYSVIGHHETLEDDAPYILREAGIDHLVSYPTIPPGITVYNRTKVERYFLGISKRDIRRLYARFQGDFKLFGYQKPDFLLN; from the exons ATGAAG CCTACTGGGAAAATGCTTTCAGACAGGCAGCTTGTTCAGCCCCTGGTCTATATGGAGCGCCTGGAGCTCATCCGAAATGTCTGCAGGGATGAGGCCCTGAAGAACCTCTCACACACTGCAGTGTCCAAGTTCGTCCTGGACCGAATATTTGTCTGTGACAAGCACAAGATCCTTTTCTGCCAGACTCCCAAAGTAGGCAACACCCAGTGGAAGAAAGTGCTGATCGTGTTAAATG GAGCCTTTCCTTCCATTGAAGAGATCCCTGAAAACGTGGTTCACGACCATGAAAAGAACGGCCTCCCTCGTCTTTCCTCCTTCAGCAACGCAGAAATTCAGAAGCG cttgaAAACCTACTTCAAGTTTTTTATTGTAAGAGATCCCTTCGAAAGACTGATTTCTGCTTTTAAGGATAAATTTGTTCACAATCCCCGCTTTGAGCCTTGGTACAGGCATGAGATTGCCCCTGGCATCATCAGGAAATACAGGAGGAACCGGACAGAGACCCGGGGCATCCAGTTTGAAGATTTTGTGCGCTACCTGGGCGATCCAAACCACAGATGGCTGGACCTTCAGTTTGGGGACCACATTATTCACTGGGTGACGTATGTAGAACTGTGTGCGCCCTGCGAGATAACATACAGTGTGATTGGCCACCATGAGACCCTGGAGGACGACGCCCCTTACATCTTAAGGGAGGCCGGCATAGACCACCTGGTGTCATACCCCACCATCCCTCCGGGCATCACCGTGTATAATAGAACCAAGGTGGAGCGCTATTTTCTGGGCATCAGCAAACGGGACATCCGCCGCCTGTATGCCCGTTTCCAAGGGGACTTTAAGCTCTTTGGGTATCAAAAGCCAGATTTTTTGCTAAACTAA
- the CHST10 gene encoding carbohydrate sulfotransferase 10 isoform X4, whose translation MPTGKMLSDRQLVQPLVYMERLELIRNVCRDEALKNLSHTAVSKFVLDRIFVCDKHKILFCQTPKVGNTQWKKVLIVLNGAFPSIEEIPENVVHDHEKNGLPRLSSFSNAEIQKRLKTYFKFFIVRDPFERLISAFKDKFVHNPRFEPWYRHEIAPGIIRKYRRNRTETRGIQFEDFVRYLGDPNHRWLDLQFGDHIIHWVTYVELCAPCEITYSVIGHHETLEDDAPYILREAGIDHLVSYPTIPPGITVYNRTKVERYFLGISKRDIRRLYARFQGDFKLFGYQKPDFLLN comes from the exons CCTACTGGGAAAATGCTTTCAGACAGGCAGCTTGTTCAGCCCCTGGTCTATATGGAGCGCCTGGAGCTCATCCGAAATGTCTGCAGGGATGAGGCCCTGAAGAACCTCTCACACACTGCAGTGTCCAAGTTCGTCCTGGACCGAATATTTGTCTGTGACAAGCACAAGATCCTTTTCTGCCAGACTCCCAAAGTAGGCAACACCCAGTGGAAGAAAGTGCTGATCGTGTTAAATG GAGCCTTTCCTTCCATTGAAGAGATCCCTGAAAACGTGGTTCACGACCATGAAAAGAACGGCCTCCCTCGTCTTTCCTCCTTCAGCAACGCAGAAATTCAGAAGCG cttgaAAACCTACTTCAAGTTTTTTATTGTAAGAGATCCCTTCGAAAGACTGATTTCTGCTTTTAAGGATAAATTTGTTCACAATCCCCGCTTTGAGCCTTGGTACAGGCATGAGATTGCCCCTGGCATCATCAGGAAATACAGGAGGAACCGGACAGAGACCCGGGGCATCCAGTTTGAAGATTTTGTGCGCTACCTGGGCGATCCAAACCACAGATGGCTGGACCTTCAGTTTGGGGACCACATTATTCACTGGGTGACGTATGTAGAACTGTGTGCGCCCTGCGAGATAACATACAGTGTGATTGGCCACCATGAGACCCTGGAGGACGACGCCCCTTACATCTTAAGGGAGGCCGGCATAGACCACCTGGTGTCATACCCCACCATCCCTCCGGGCATCACCGTGTATAATAGAACCAAGGTGGAGCGCTATTTTCTGGGCATCAGCAAACGGGACATCCGCCGCCTGTATGCCCGTTTCCAAGGGGACTTTAAGCTCTTTGGGTATCAAAAGCCAGATTTTTTGCTAAACTAA